The following proteins come from a genomic window of Canis aureus isolate CA01 chromosome 3, VMU_Caureus_v.1.0, whole genome shotgun sequence:
- the KRABD2 gene encoding LOW QUALITY PROTEIN: KRAB-A domain-containing protein 2 (The sequence of the model RefSeq protein was modified relative to this genomic sequence to represent the inferred CDS: inserted 1 base in 1 codon), which produces MQLYFPIFQAAGFATTTGNHWSCRGGPGLVARPAQITQTGRWYPRPPNDRRRTARAGPRPEQDRRPAARGVGGGASGRRRAASGASSLGAPAPAGGVAAAGRRPAGGGGEGTGPDAAAPGAPTLTAPASLVRLPTGRGSRAASPPCLPPAWELEALAGEGVWPRPAGVQGGRLRRGGGARGRSPGAGGVSVGRELKPQKLPEAGTRSVLESEVEFPSRQSVVPAHGLARCTCTHLPHSWQQLVLSQEVVTFEDMTQDWKYSEASGKDCCRXKMLDSYENVVPEDSFLQFSMMPQKAGSNPSGISNASDMEVEIHNMREKFLISVTKLVESKSYNSKVFSKEKYFQTIKEVKEAKEKGKKSSRDYRRAAKYDVISVQGTERLIEATHGEHDRIRYYVHKEELFDILHDTHLSIGHGGRTRMLKELQGKYGNVTKEVIVLYLTLCKQCHQKNPAPKRGLAPKPMTFKDIDSRCQIEVLDMQSNADGEFKFILYYQDHLTKFIILRPLKAKQAHEVVSVLLDIFTILGTPRMLESGSGVEFTNQVVNELNEVWPDLKIVCGKHHPGQGPGSLERASHDVKNMVNAWMQSNRSRRWAEGLRFMQMVKNQLFDVSLQQSPYEAMFGFKAKLGLYSSHLPRETVAVLQTEEELEIAEEQLESSLWIRQEERAEVGADRSDMDEDLDPTAPEAAEPSTSQGAPGLFCW; this is translated from the exons ATGCAGCTTTACTTTCCTATTTTCCAGGCTGCAGGCTTTGCCACAACGACGGGGAATCACTGGTCCTGCCGCGGGGGTCCGGGCTTGGTGGCTCGCCCTGCCCAGATCACGCAGACGGGCCGCTGGTACCCCAGACCGCCAAACGACAGGCGGCGCACGGCCCGCGCGGGCCCCCGTCCGGAGCAGGACAGGCGCCCGGCGGCTCGCGGCGTCGGGGGAGGGGCTTCCGGCCGGCGCCGAGCGGCTTCCGGTGCGAGCTCCCTGGGAGCGCCGGCGCCGGCGGGAGGTGTGGCGGCGGCTGGACGCAggcccgcgggcgggggcggggaggggacagGCCCCGACGCTGCGGCCCCCGGCGCACCTACCCTCACTGCCCCGGCCTCCCTCGTCCGACTGCCGACCGGCCGGGGTTCGCGGGCCGCCAGCCCTCCTTGCCTACCCCCGGCCTGGGAGCTGGAGGCCCTCGCAGGAGAGGGGGTGTGGCCGCGCCCCgcgggggtgcagggagggaggcTACGCAGGGGAGGTGGCGCCCGCGGCAGGTCTCCGGGAGCTGGCGGAGTGTCTGTCGGCAG GGAGCTGAAGCCTCAGAAGCTGCCCGAGGCAGGCACGCGGTCCGTGCTAGAGTCGGAAGTGGAATTCCCAAGCCGCCAATCAGTCGTCCCCGCGCACGGCCTGGCGCGCTGCACCTGTACGCACCT GCCCCATTCTTGGCAGCAGCTGGTGTTATCTCAAGAGGTAGTGACATTTGAGGATATGACCCAAGATTGGAAgtattcagaagcctctgggaaagaCTGCTGCA GGAAGATGTTAGACAGTTATGAGAACGTGGTCCCTGAGG ACTCCTTCTTGCAGTTCTCCATGATGCCCCAGAAAGCTGGAAGTAACCCCTCTGGCATTTCCAATGCAAGTGATATGGAAGTGGAGATACATAACATGAGAGAGAAGTTTCTCATAAGTGTGACAAAGTTAGTAGAAAGCAAAAGTTACAACAGCAAggtattttccaaagaaaagtaCTTTCAAACAATAAAGGAAGTCAAAGAAgctaaggagaaggggaagaagtcATCACGTGACTACCGCCGTGCAGCAAAATATGACGTGATCTCTGTGCAAGGCACAGAGAGACTAATAGAAGCTACTCATGGAGAACATGATCGAATACGGTATTACGTGCATAAGGAAGAGTTGTTTGATATTCTCCATGATACGCATCTCAGTATTGGACATGGAGGGCGGACACGCATGCTCAAGGAGCTACAAGGAAAATACGGCAATGTCACCAAAGAAGTCATTGTCTTGTATCTGACACTGTGTAAACAATGTCACCAGAAGAACCCAGCACCTAAGAGAGGTCTTGCCCCCAAGCCCATGACTTTTAAGGACATTGACTCCAGATGCCAGATTGAAGTACTTGACATGCAGTCAAATGCTGATGGTGAGttcaagtttattttatattaccAGGACCACTTGACCAAGTTTATTATTTTACGGCCACTAAAAGCGAAACAGGCCCATGAGGTGGTCAGTGTCCTATTGGATATCTTCACAATTCTTGGTACACCTAGGATGTTAGAATCTGGCAGTGGCGTAGAGTTCACAAACCAGGTTGTTAATGAGCTCAATGAGGTATGGCCGGACCTAAAGATTGTCTGTGGCAAGCACCACCCTGGCCAAGGCCCAGGCTCCCTGGAGCGAGCAAGCCATGATGTTAAGAACATGGTAAATGCCTGGATGCAGAGTAACCGCTCACGTCGCTGGGCCGAAGGCCTGAGATTCATGCAGATGGTGAAGAATCAGCTGTTTGACGTTTCCTTACAGCAGAGTCCATATGAAGCGATGTTTGGTTTTAAGGCCAAACTCGGGCTGTATTCTTCACACTTACCCCGGGAAACTGTGGCCGTTTTACAAACAGAGGAAGAGCTGGAAATTGCTGAAGAACAGCTAGAAAGTAGCCTTTGGATCAGGCAGGAAGAAAGGGCTGAGGTTGGGGCAGACCGATCTGATATGGATGAGGACCTCGATCCCACTGCTCCAGAAGCTGCAGAACCCAGCACCTCACAGGGGGCCCCGGGTCTCTTCTGCTGGTGA